From one Triticum urartu cultivar G1812 chromosome 3, Tu2.1, whole genome shotgun sequence genomic stretch:
- the LOC125544327 gene encoding mitogen-activated protein kinase 8 isoform X1, translating into MQPDQHQQRRKGSSEMDFFSEYGDANRYKIQEVIGKGSYGVVCSAIDQHTGDKVAIKKIHNIFEHLSDAARILREIKLLRLLRHPDIVEIRHIMLPPSRRDFKDIYVVFELMDTDLHQVIKANDDLTKEHHQFFLYQMLRALKYIHTANVYHRDLKPKNILANANCKLKICDFGLARVAFNDTPTTVFWTDYVATRWYRAPELCGSFFTKYSPAIDIWSIGCIFAEILTGKPLFPGKNVVHQLDLMTDLLGTPSLDTVSRIRNEKARRYLSSMRKKQPVCFSERFPKADPAALKLMQRLLAFDPKDRPTAEEALADPYFKGLGKVEREPSCQPISKFEFEFERKKVTKEDVKELIFREILEYHPQLLKDYMNGTEKSNFLYPSAVDNFRRQFANLEENGGKGGAIVPSDRKHVSLPRTTTVHSTPIPPKDQKSSQVPQRIPTGRPGRVVGPVIPFENSCAMDPYSQRRVARNPVLPAAATNVSAYAYHRKSDSSERELQQELEKDRMQYQPMQRFMDAKMVSPDLRSTSYYMPKGAPKADVAERTGLQPNMMQGIAPFNGIAAVGGSYNKASAVQYGVSRMY; encoded by the exons ATGCAGCCGGACCAGCACCAGCAGCGGAGGAAG GGTTCATCGGAGATGGACTTCTTCAGTGAATATGGCGATGCTAATAGATACAAAATTCAGGAAGTCATCGGTAAAGGGAGTTACGGTGTCGTTTGTTCAGCTATTGACCAACATACTGGCGACAAGGTGGCAATCAAGAAAATACACAATATCTTTGAGCATTTATCTGATGCTGCTCGGATCCTCCGTGAGATCAAATTACTCCGCCTATTGAGACATCCTGATATAGTTGAGATCAGGCATATAATGTTGCCTCCGTCAAGGAGGGATTTCAAGGATATTTATGTCGTCTTTGAGCTGATGGATACAGACCTCCACCAAGTCATCAAGGCCAACGATGACTTAACCAAAGAGCACCACCAGTTCTTTCTCTATCAGATGCTTCGTGCACTGAAATATATTCATACCG CTAATGTTTATCATCGTGATTTGAAGCCAAAGAATATATTGGCAAATGCTAACTGTAAACTCAAAATATGTGATTTTGGGCTAGCACGAGTTGCATTCAATGACACTCCCACGACTGTATTTTGGACG GATTATGTTGCTACTAGATGGTATAGGGCTCCTGAGCTTTGTGGATCTTTCTTTACTAAG TATTCACCAGCTATTGACATATGGAGTATTGGTTGCATTTTTGCGGAGATTTTAACTGGGAAACCTTTGTTTCCTGGTAAAAATGTAGTTCACCAGTTGGATTTAATGACTGATCTCTTGGGTACGCCGTCACTGGATACTGTTTCCAGG ATCCGGAATGAGAAGGCAAGGAGGTACTTGAGTAGTATGAGGAAAAAACAACCGGTATGTTTTTCTGAGAGGTTCCCCAAAGCAGATCCTGCTGCACTCAAACTTATGCAGCGGCTTTTAGCATTTGACCCCAAGGATAGACCAACGGCAGAAGAG GCGTTAGCTGATCCATATTTTAAAGGCCTTGGGAAGGTAGAGAGAGAACCATCCTGCCAGCCAATATCGAAATTTGAGTTTGAGTTTGAACGGAAAAAGGTGACAAAAGAGGACGTAAAGGAACTTATATTCCGCGAGATATTGGAGTATCATCCTCAACTTCTCAAGGATTACATGAATGGAACTGAAAAATCGAACTTCCTATATCCTAG TGCTGTAGACAATTTCCGAAGGCAATTTGCTAATTTGGAGGAAAATGGAGGGAAGGGAGGGGCAATCGTTCCATCGGACAGGAAGCATGTTTCGCTCCCCAG GACTACTACAGTTCATTCTACACCAATTCCTCCAAAAGATCAGAAGTCTTCCCAAGTTCCCCAAAGGATTCCAACAG GTAGACCAGGAAGAGTGGTTGGCCCGGTAATACCATTTGAGAATTCATGTGCTATGGATCCTTACAGTCAACGAAGGGTGGCGAGGAATCCAGTACTTCCTGCAGCTGCTACCAATGTATCAGCATACGCATACCACCGAAAGTCAGACAGTTCAGAGAGAGAGTTACAGCAGGAGCTTGAAAAAGACCGCATGCAGTACCAGCCGATGCAGCGTTTCATGGATGCCAAGATGGTCTCCCCTGACTTGAGGTCTACCTCCTATTACATGCCAAAGGGTGCCCCAAAAGCCGATGTAGCAGAAAGGACTGGTTTGCAGCCAAACATGATGCAGGGAATTGCCCCGTTTAATGGCATTGCTGCAGTTGGAGGTAGCTACAATAAGGCCAGTGCTGTTCAGTATGGAGTTTCAAGGATGTACTAA
- the LOC125544327 gene encoding mitogen-activated protein kinase 8 isoform X3, whose product MQPDQHQQRRKGSSEMDFFSEYGDANRYKIQEVIGKGSYGVVCSAIDQHTGDKVAIKKIHNIFEHLSDAARILREIKLLRLLRHPDIVEIRHIMLPPSRRDFKDIYVVFELMDTDLHQVIKANDDLTKEHHQFFLYQMLRALKYIHTANVYHRDLKPKNILANANCKLKICDFGLARVAFNDTPTTVFWTDYVATRWYRAPELCGSFFTKYSPAIDIWSIGCIFAEILTGKPLFPGKNVVHQLDLMTDLLGTPSLDTVSRIRNEKARRYLSSMRKKQPVCFSERFPKADPAALKLMQRLLAFDPKDRPTAEEALADPYFKGLGKVEREPSCQPISKFEFEFERKKVTKEDVKELIFREILEYHPQLLKDYMNGTEKSNFLYPSAVDNFRRQFANLEENGGKGGAIVPSDRKHVSLPSSLVISWYYGIALHDKRWSGLLQFILHQFLQKIRSLPKFPKGFQQVDQEEWLAR is encoded by the exons ATGCAGCCGGACCAGCACCAGCAGCGGAGGAAG GGTTCATCGGAGATGGACTTCTTCAGTGAATATGGCGATGCTAATAGATACAAAATTCAGGAAGTCATCGGTAAAGGGAGTTACGGTGTCGTTTGTTCAGCTATTGACCAACATACTGGCGACAAGGTGGCAATCAAGAAAATACACAATATCTTTGAGCATTTATCTGATGCTGCTCGGATCCTCCGTGAGATCAAATTACTCCGCCTATTGAGACATCCTGATATAGTTGAGATCAGGCATATAATGTTGCCTCCGTCAAGGAGGGATTTCAAGGATATTTATGTCGTCTTTGAGCTGATGGATACAGACCTCCACCAAGTCATCAAGGCCAACGATGACTTAACCAAAGAGCACCACCAGTTCTTTCTCTATCAGATGCTTCGTGCACTGAAATATATTCATACCG CTAATGTTTATCATCGTGATTTGAAGCCAAAGAATATATTGGCAAATGCTAACTGTAAACTCAAAATATGTGATTTTGGGCTAGCACGAGTTGCATTCAATGACACTCCCACGACTGTATTTTGGACG GATTATGTTGCTACTAGATGGTATAGGGCTCCTGAGCTTTGTGGATCTTTCTTTACTAAG TATTCACCAGCTATTGACATATGGAGTATTGGTTGCATTTTTGCGGAGATTTTAACTGGGAAACCTTTGTTTCCTGGTAAAAATGTAGTTCACCAGTTGGATTTAATGACTGATCTCTTGGGTACGCCGTCACTGGATACTGTTTCCAGG ATCCGGAATGAGAAGGCAAGGAGGTACTTGAGTAGTATGAGGAAAAAACAACCGGTATGTTTTTCTGAGAGGTTCCCCAAAGCAGATCCTGCTGCACTCAAACTTATGCAGCGGCTTTTAGCATTTGACCCCAAGGATAGACCAACGGCAGAAGAG GCGTTAGCTGATCCATATTTTAAAGGCCTTGGGAAGGTAGAGAGAGAACCATCCTGCCAGCCAATATCGAAATTTGAGTTTGAGTTTGAACGGAAAAAGGTGACAAAAGAGGACGTAAAGGAACTTATATTCCGCGAGATATTGGAGTATCATCCTCAACTTCTCAAGGATTACATGAATGGAACTGAAAAATCGAACTTCCTATATCCTAG TGCTGTAGACAATTTCCGAAGGCAATTTGCTAATTTGGAGGAAAATGGAGGGAAGGGAGGGGCAATCGTTCCATCGGACAGGAAGCATGTTTCGCTCCCCAG TTCTTTGGTGATCTCATGGTACTATGGAATCGCTTTACATGACAAAAGATGGTCAG GACTACTACAGTTCATTCTACACCAATTCCTCCAAAAGATCAGAAGTCTTCCCAAGTTCCCCAAAGGATTCCAACAG GTAGACCAGGAAGAGTGGTTGGCCCGGTAA
- the LOC125544327 gene encoding mitogen-activated protein kinase 8 isoform X2, producing the protein MDFFSEYGDANRYKIQEVIGKGSYGVVCSAIDQHTGDKVAIKKIHNIFEHLSDAARILREIKLLRLLRHPDIVEIRHIMLPPSRRDFKDIYVVFELMDTDLHQVIKANDDLTKEHHQFFLYQMLRALKYIHTANVYHRDLKPKNILANANCKLKICDFGLARVAFNDTPTTVFWTDYVATRWYRAPELCGSFFTKYSPAIDIWSIGCIFAEILTGKPLFPGKNVVHQLDLMTDLLGTPSLDTVSRIRNEKARRYLSSMRKKQPVCFSERFPKADPAALKLMQRLLAFDPKDRPTAEEALADPYFKGLGKVEREPSCQPISKFEFEFERKKVTKEDVKELIFREILEYHPQLLKDYMNGTEKSNFLYPSAVDNFRRQFANLEENGGKGGAIVPSDRKHVSLPRTTTVHSTPIPPKDQKSSQVPQRIPTGRPGRVVGPVIPFENSCAMDPYSQRRVARNPVLPAAATNVSAYAYHRKSDSSERELQQELEKDRMQYQPMQRFMDAKMVSPDLRSTSYYMPKGAPKADVAERTGLQPNMMQGIAPFNGIAAVGGSYNKASAVQYGVSRMY; encoded by the exons ATGGACTTCTTCAGTGAATATGGCGATGCTAATAGATACAAAATTCAGGAAGTCATCGGTAAAGGGAGTTACGGTGTCGTTTGTTCAGCTATTGACCAACATACTGGCGACAAGGTGGCAATCAAGAAAATACACAATATCTTTGAGCATTTATCTGATGCTGCTCGGATCCTCCGTGAGATCAAATTACTCCGCCTATTGAGACATCCTGATATAGTTGAGATCAGGCATATAATGTTGCCTCCGTCAAGGAGGGATTTCAAGGATATTTATGTCGTCTTTGAGCTGATGGATACAGACCTCCACCAAGTCATCAAGGCCAACGATGACTTAACCAAAGAGCACCACCAGTTCTTTCTCTATCAGATGCTTCGTGCACTGAAATATATTCATACCG CTAATGTTTATCATCGTGATTTGAAGCCAAAGAATATATTGGCAAATGCTAACTGTAAACTCAAAATATGTGATTTTGGGCTAGCACGAGTTGCATTCAATGACACTCCCACGACTGTATTTTGGACG GATTATGTTGCTACTAGATGGTATAGGGCTCCTGAGCTTTGTGGATCTTTCTTTACTAAG TATTCACCAGCTATTGACATATGGAGTATTGGTTGCATTTTTGCGGAGATTTTAACTGGGAAACCTTTGTTTCCTGGTAAAAATGTAGTTCACCAGTTGGATTTAATGACTGATCTCTTGGGTACGCCGTCACTGGATACTGTTTCCAGG ATCCGGAATGAGAAGGCAAGGAGGTACTTGAGTAGTATGAGGAAAAAACAACCGGTATGTTTTTCTGAGAGGTTCCCCAAAGCAGATCCTGCTGCACTCAAACTTATGCAGCGGCTTTTAGCATTTGACCCCAAGGATAGACCAACGGCAGAAGAG GCGTTAGCTGATCCATATTTTAAAGGCCTTGGGAAGGTAGAGAGAGAACCATCCTGCCAGCCAATATCGAAATTTGAGTTTGAGTTTGAACGGAAAAAGGTGACAAAAGAGGACGTAAAGGAACTTATATTCCGCGAGATATTGGAGTATCATCCTCAACTTCTCAAGGATTACATGAATGGAACTGAAAAATCGAACTTCCTATATCCTAG TGCTGTAGACAATTTCCGAAGGCAATTTGCTAATTTGGAGGAAAATGGAGGGAAGGGAGGGGCAATCGTTCCATCGGACAGGAAGCATGTTTCGCTCCCCAG GACTACTACAGTTCATTCTACACCAATTCCTCCAAAAGATCAGAAGTCTTCCCAAGTTCCCCAAAGGATTCCAACAG GTAGACCAGGAAGAGTGGTTGGCCCGGTAATACCATTTGAGAATTCATGTGCTATGGATCCTTACAGTCAACGAAGGGTGGCGAGGAATCCAGTACTTCCTGCAGCTGCTACCAATGTATCAGCATACGCATACCACCGAAAGTCAGACAGTTCAGAGAGAGAGTTACAGCAGGAGCTTGAAAAAGACCGCATGCAGTACCAGCCGATGCAGCGTTTCATGGATGCCAAGATGGTCTCCCCTGACTTGAGGTCTACCTCCTATTACATGCCAAAGGGTGCCCCAAAAGCCGATGTAGCAGAAAGGACTGGTTTGCAGCCAAACATGATGCAGGGAATTGCCCCGTTTAATGGCATTGCTGCAGTTGGAGGTAGCTACAATAAGGCCAGTGCTGTTCAGTATGGAGTTTCAAGGATGTACTAA